From Candidatus Neomarinimicrobiota bacterium, a single genomic window includes:
- the dctP gene encoding TRAP transporter substrate-binding protein DctP: protein MSCSSDILRRTVLLLLFLLIPWTAQGKKIIVKMATLAPDGSLWHQLLIDMGHRWHEATDGNVVLRIYPGGIAGDERDMIRKIRIGQIHAAAVTIEGLTEISRDMNVFYIPMLVDSFEDLDTIRQALSPQLFAALKKGGFRVLSWADIGWAYWFTKEPIMVPKELRKLRIFTWAGDYYTAELWKTAGFHPVPLSSVDILPSLQTGIIDAFSTTPLAALSFQWFSLAPNMLDLKWGPIIGAIILSDRIWNSIPPEYHEDIVRIGAEVESEARSLVPEVENALAVMGEHGLIVNHLKLEEREQWVQLTTSFYPHIRGTLVPEDIFDRAIELKNELKETKALQSGEK from the coding sequence ATGAGCTGTTCTTCTGATATCTTGCGACGCACCGTTCTACTGCTTCTGTTCCTTCTGATACCTTGGACAGCGCAGGGAAAAAAAATCATTGTTAAGATGGCTACCCTTGCACCGGACGGTTCCTTATGGCACCAGCTTCTGATAGACATGGGTCACAGATGGCATGAAGCGACGGATGGGAATGTCGTTCTCCGAATCTATCCCGGCGGTATCGCAGGAGATGAGAGAGACATGATCCGGAAGATAAGGATCGGTCAGATACACGCCGCCGCAGTCACTATTGAAGGACTTACCGAAATCTCGAGGGATATGAATGTTTTTTACATCCCCATGCTAGTCGATTCTTTTGAGGATCTCGACACTATACGTCAAGCGCTTTCACCACAGCTCTTCGCTGCATTGAAAAAAGGTGGTTTCAGAGTCTTGAGCTGGGCGGATATCGGCTGGGCCTATTGGTTTACCAAAGAGCCTATAATGGTGCCGAAAGAATTAAGGAAGTTGCGCATTTTTACCTGGGCGGGCGACTACTATACCGCTGAACTGTGGAAAACGGCAGGATTTCACCCTGTGCCGCTTTCGTCTGTTGATATTCTGCCATCGCTTCAGACGGGCATCATCGACGCTTTTTCTACAACGCCTTTGGCGGCACTGTCATTTCAATGGTTTTCTCTGGCACCCAACATGCTGGATCTGAAATGGGGCCCTATCATCGGCGCCATCATTCTCAGCGACAGAATCTGGAATTCCATACCGCCGGAATATCACGAAGACATTGTGAGGATTGGTGCTGAAGTCGAAAGTGAAGCGAGAAGTCTCGTTCCTGAAGTGGAAAATGCTCTGGCAGTAATGGGCGAACACGGTCTGATCGTGAATCATCTGAAATTGGAAGAAAGAGAACAGTGGGTCCAATTGACGACTTCTTTCTATCCCCACATTCGGGGGACTTTGGTCCCCGAAGATATATTCGATCGCGCTATCGAGCTGAAGAATGAACTAAAGGAAACTAAGGCGCTTCAAAGCGGAGAGAAATGA
- the glyA gene encoding serine hydroxymethyltransferase has protein sequence MAGSFYENLKHSDPDVYDSVQRETDREHKTLELIASENFVSYAVLEAAGGVMTNKYAEGYPGRRYYGGCEWVDVAEDIARDRVKKLFDAEYANVQPHSGSQANMAAYFTFLKPGDVIMGLDLSHGGHLTHGSPVNFSGRLFDVVSYQVEKESGRVDFDKLLKNAKQEKPKLIICGGSAYPRNIEFEKYREVADAVGAFLLADIAHPAGLVATGIHPSPWPYCHVVTSTTHKTLRGPRGGLILMGKDWENTWGMVAPKSGRVKMVSELIDSNVMPGIQGGPLMHIIAAKAVAFGEALQPEFRDYCAQIVKNAKTMAETLLQLDFKLVSGGTDTHVILVDLTDKNITGKAAEKSLETAGITVNKNMVPYDERSPMVTSGIRVGTPAITTRRMGVDEMQQIAKMIGRIISAPDDSAVQLTIRQEVKELTGRFPLYPDLRT, from the coding sequence ATGGCAGGTAGTTTTTACGAAAATCTGAAGCATAGCGACCCCGATGTTTATGATTCGGTTCAGCGCGAAACTGACCGGGAGCACAAGACACTTGAATTAATTGCTTCGGAGAATTTTGTCAGTTATGCTGTGTTGGAGGCGGCCGGCGGTGTTATGACCAACAAATACGCGGAAGGGTATCCGGGGCGGCGCTACTACGGCGGTTGTGAATGGGTCGACGTGGCGGAAGATATCGCGCGGGATCGGGTCAAGAAACTTTTTGACGCTGAATATGCCAATGTGCAGCCGCATTCCGGATCCCAGGCCAATATGGCCGCCTATTTTACTTTCCTGAAACCGGGTGATGTTATCATGGGTCTCGACCTTTCACACGGTGGTCATCTCACCCACGGAAGCCCCGTCAATTTTTCGGGGCGACTGTTCGATGTAGTCTCCTATCAGGTGGAGAAGGAGTCCGGCCGAGTTGATTTTGACAAACTCCTCAAGAACGCGAAACAGGAAAAACCGAAACTCATTATTTGCGGAGGGAGCGCCTATCCGCGAAACATCGAATTTGAGAAATACCGCGAAGTTGCTGATGCGGTGGGCGCTTTTTTGCTGGCGGACATTGCCCATCCGGCGGGGCTCGTTGCCACAGGAATTCATCCCAGCCCGTGGCCGTACTGTCATGTGGTGACGTCCACAACCCACAAAACCCTCCGAGGTCCGAGAGGTGGACTGATCCTTATGGGTAAGGATTGGGAGAACACGTGGGGAATGGTGGCACCCAAATCGGGAAGGGTGAAGATGGTGTCGGAACTGATCGATTCCAACGTGATGCCGGGGATTCAGGGAGGCCCGCTCATGCATATCATAGCGGCTAAAGCTGTGGCTTTCGGGGAAGCTCTGCAGCCGGAGTTCCGCGACTACTGTGCACAGATCGTGAAGAATGCGAAAACGATGGCTGAAACACTGCTCCAGCTCGATTTCAAACTGGTGAGCGGTGGCACTGACACGCACGTGATACTCGTTGATCTCACAGATAAGAATATCACTGGCAAGGCAGCTGAAAAATCTCTCGAGACGGCAGGTATCACCGTGAATAAGAATATGGTACCGTATGATGAGAGAAGTCCCATGGTTACCAGCGGCATCCGAGTAGGAACGCCGGCGATAACTACGAGAAGGATGGGAGTGGATGAAATGCAGCAGATCGCCAAAATGATCGGCCGGATCATCTCTGCTCCCGATGATAGTGCAGTGCAGTTGACTATACGGCAGGAGGTGAAGGAACTGACCGGTCGATTTCCTCTCTATCCCGATCTCAGGACATAA
- a CDS encoding TRAP transporter TatT component family protein gives MNSFGGIDKIYLTENDPELVRESMPTNLKLMELMIQQSPDNADLLLSTSQAFTIYGYAFVMRDAELAMSVDVQESMRITRRARKLLRRAKGYAFRALEVKYPGFSDAYNAEPEKTLLKVGKENVPLLYWTAAAWGSLISASKDVPAAIIELPNVGYLLERALALDESFDNGALHELMFSYALSRPGGGSDAEVEAIAHYERALELSQGKRASVFVSYAESICVTKQDRGQFISLLDRALAIDVDEDPSSRLANILTQERARWLKGRVDELFF, from the coding sequence ATGAACTCGTTTGGCGGTATCGATAAGATCTACCTGACAGAGAATGATCCGGAACTCGTAAGAGAGTCGATGCCGACAAATCTCAAGCTGATGGAGTTGATGATCCAGCAGTCGCCTGACAATGCAGACCTTCTCCTTTCGACTTCTCAGGCATTCACGATATACGGCTATGCATTCGTGATGCGTGATGCGGAACTGGCAATGTCAGTTGATGTCCAGGAATCGATGCGTATTACGAGACGAGCAAGGAAACTGTTACGGCGGGCTAAGGGGTATGCCTTTCGTGCACTGGAAGTCAAGTACCCCGGTTTTTCGGACGCGTACAATGCTGAGCCTGAGAAGACACTGTTAAAGGTAGGAAAGGAAAATGTCCCTCTGCTATATTGGACAGCCGCCGCCTGGGGAAGCCTTATCTCCGCCTCGAAAGATGTTCCCGCCGCTATTATTGAACTACCTAACGTCGGCTATCTCCTCGAGCGCGCACTGGCACTGGATGAGAGTTTTGACAATGGAGCACTTCATGAGCTAATGTTCTCTTACGCATTAAGTCGCCCCGGTGGAGGGAGTGACGCTGAAGTTGAGGCGATAGCCCACTATGAGAGGGCTCTGGAACTATCGCAAGGAAAACGTGCCTCTGTCTTTGTCTCTTACGCTGAGTCAATTTGTGTGACGAAGCAGGATAGGGGACAGTTTATCTCTTTGCTGGATCGCGCTCTGGCTATAGATGTGGACGAAGATCCATCGTCACGATTGGCTAACATTCTGACCCAAGAACGCGCACGCTGGTTGAAGGGACGGGTTGATGAGCTGTTCTTCTGA